A stretch of the Taeniopygia guttata chromosome 3, bTaeGut7.mat, whole genome shotgun sequence genome encodes the following:
- the MRPL19 gene encoding large ribosomal subunit protein bL19m (The RefSeq protein has 3 substitutions compared to this genomic sequence): MAAACGRLVPRGAGIALPGRFFSLSGYRVSSGEKPPKFQPPPKPVIIDRKTRKEESRFLSPEFIPPRGRKDPLKYYIERKDMIQRRKVFNIPEFYVGSVLAVTTANPYASDKSNRFVGICIQRGGKGLGATFVLRNVIEDQGVEICYDLYSPRIQAIEVLKLEKRLDENLMYLRDALPEYSTFDVNMKPVPRMGHEEIPVNKVQVRMKPKPWSKRWERPKYNIKGIKFELPEHKMQAAQKWSQPWLEFDMLREYDTSKIEEKIRKELSEELGK; this comes from the exons ATGGCGGCCGCCTGCGGGAGGCTGGTGCCGAGGGGCGCCGGCATCGCCCTGCCCGGCC GGTTCTTTTCTTTGTCGGGGTATCGAGTGAGCAGCGATGGAAAGCCACAGAAATTCCAGCCGCCTCCGAAGCCCGTGATTATCGACAGGAAGACGCGGAAGGAGGAGAGCAG GTTCCTAAGCCCTGAATTTATACCTCCCAGAGGGAGAAAAGATCCTCTTAAATACTATATAGAAAGGAAGGATATGATACAGAGAAGAAAAGTGTTCAACATCCCAGAATTCTATGTCG GCAGTGTGCTCGCTGTGACGACTGCGAATCCCTACGCCAGTGACAAATCCAACCGCTTTGTTGGGATCTGCATTcagaggggagggaaagggcTCGGCGCTACCTTTGTCCTTCGGAATGTCATAGAAGACCAAG GGGTTGAAATCTGTTACGATCTGTACAGTCCTCGAATCCAGGCGATCGAGGTGCTGAAGCTGGAGAAGAGGCTGGATGAGAACCTGATGTACCTGCGGGATGCCCTCCCCGAGTACAGCACTTTCGATGTCAACATGAAACCTGTGCCTCGTATGGGCCACGAGGAAATTCCTGTGAACAAG GTGCAGGTACGAATGAAACCTAAACCATGGTCAAAACGGTGGGAAAGACCCAAATACAATATAAAAGGAATCAAGTTTGAGCTACCAGAACATAAAATGCAAGCAGCACAGAAGTGGAGCCAGCCATGGCTGGAGTTTGACATGCTGAGAGAATATGATACTTcaaaaatagaggaaaagaTTCGGAAAGAACTGAGTGAAGAACTTGGAAAATAA